A single window of Granulicella mallensis MP5ACTX8 DNA harbors:
- a CDS encoding RluA family pseudouridine synthase, giving the protein MPSKNMLPKGQRRRTVKHEYRAQRTLAQEREAALRAAGELDEEAAPATYDTAEFNAPSSAPLHTSPFANVPGLVTSGPSGGKHPQEEQSPRRYPAPYVFEDEAPEIQVLDDLEAEDGVRSFTVEPAAKEMRLDAYLAKAIPDISRARVVLLIEKGQVTVDGNPGKGKQKLKGGEMIEIEGEPRPEPLHAQPEDIPLTIVYEDDDLAVVDKAAGMMVHAGAGDSERNRGTLVNALLFHMGKSLSQVSGDLRPGIVHRLDKQTSGLIVVAKNDSTHRKLSEMFSERRLRKVYLALVHGWIAPATGAQDSGTIQLPISRDLVRRIRMTTRRSGGRSAVSHWRVLEKISGPYGKFSLVEVRIETGRTHQIRVHMQAIGHPVVGDFLYGAPHRINPIGGPQAEVEGFALERNFLHAAELEFVHPRTGEKLALDAALPEELVQVLERVRGAS; this is encoded by the coding sequence ATGCCATCGAAGAACATGCTGCCCAAGGGGCAGAGACGTCGCACTGTAAAACACGAGTACCGCGCACAACGCACCCTGGCCCAGGAGCGCGAAGCCGCCCTGCGCGCCGCCGGTGAGCTCGACGAGGAGGCCGCGCCCGCAACGTACGACACGGCGGAGTTCAACGCGCCCAGTTCGGCCCCCCTGCACACTTCTCCCTTTGCCAACGTGCCCGGGCTGGTGACAAGCGGCCCGAGCGGGGGCAAGCATCCGCAGGAGGAGCAATCCCCCCGGCGCTATCCCGCACCCTATGTATTCGAGGACGAGGCTCCCGAGATCCAGGTGCTCGACGACCTGGAGGCTGAAGACGGCGTACGCAGCTTCACGGTCGAGCCTGCGGCGAAGGAGATGCGCCTCGACGCCTATCTGGCAAAGGCCATTCCCGACATCAGCCGCGCCCGCGTGGTGCTGCTGATTGAAAAAGGCCAGGTGACCGTCGATGGCAATCCCGGCAAGGGCAAGCAGAAGCTCAAGGGCGGCGAGATGATCGAGATCGAAGGCGAGCCGCGTCCCGAGCCGCTGCACGCCCAGCCGGAAGATATTCCGCTGACCATCGTCTATGAAGACGACGATCTGGCCGTGGTCGATAAGGCCGCGGGCATGATGGTTCATGCGGGAGCGGGTGATTCCGAGCGCAATCGCGGAACGCTGGTCAATGCGCTGCTGTTCCACATGGGCAAGTCGCTGTCTCAGGTCAGCGGAGATCTGCGGCCGGGCATCGTGCATCGCCTGGACAAGCAGACCAGCGGGTTGATCGTCGTCGCCAAGAACGATTCGACGCACCGCAAGCTGAGCGAGATGTTCAGCGAGCGGCGGCTGCGCAAGGTGTACCTGGCGCTGGTGCATGGATGGATCGCACCCGCCACCGGAGCGCAGGACTCGGGCACGATCCAGTTGCCGATCAGCCGTGATCTCGTCCGCCGCATTCGCATGACCACACGCCGCTCGGGCGGCCGCAGCGCGGTCTCGCACTGGCGCGTGCTGGAGAAGATCTCCGGACCGTACGGCAAGTTCAGCTTGGTCGAGGTGCGCATCGAAACCGGCCGCACCCACCAGATTCGCGTTCATATGCAGGCGATCGGGCACCCGGTAGTCGGCGATTTCCTTTACGGAGCGCCGCACCGGATCAACCCGATTGGCGGCCCGCAGGCCGAAGTCGAGGGATTCGCCCTGGAGCGTAACTTCCTGCACGCCGCCGAACTGGAGTTCGTCCACCCTCGCACGGGGGAGAAGCTGGCCCTCGATGCAGCACTTCCCGAGGAACTGGTGCAGGTATTAGAGCGGGTTAGAGGCGCGAGTTGA
- a CDS encoding VWA domain-containing protein, protein MNISSRARWVLLALACVTGPQAAISQTTTPQPAAPPVTPSTAPQQPATTPATTPQSASPTQPNSTSPTSPTGSTAAPQSSTPTLQPRSDQDAQDGTTFTLHRSVNEVDLIFTVMGKDGHFVSNLQQQNFGLLDDGRPPQHVLRFAQQTNLPLRVGIMLDTSSSIRQRFEFEQQAATDFLLQVLHPADRAFVEGFDVQINIAQDFTNRIDMLDTGIRRLRPGGGTALFDSLYRTCKDQMLTLQQDAEVRKAIVLVSDGDDDYSRVLETEAIKMCQRAETIVYTISTNVGPSRDKGDDVLQQISDATGGQSFYPQRIDDVAIGFRNIEEELRSQYLLVYEPADFKRDGSFRTIYLHSLDPRYGVRAKKGYFSPHE, encoded by the coding sequence ATGAACATAAGCAGCAGAGCTCGCTGGGTCCTTCTTGCCCTGGCGTGCGTCACAGGCCCGCAGGCCGCAATCTCACAGACGACCACCCCGCAGCCCGCGGCTCCCCCCGTCACACCTTCCACGGCTCCTCAACAGCCGGCGACCACGCCTGCCACGACCCCGCAGTCTGCATCGCCCACACAGCCAAATTCCACAAGCCCCACAAGCCCGACAGGCTCCACGGCTGCCCCGCAGAGCTCCACGCCGACCCTGCAGCCGCGCTCCGATCAGGATGCCCAGGATGGCACCACGTTTACCCTTCACAGGAGCGTCAACGAAGTCGATCTGATCTTCACCGTGATGGGCAAGGACGGCCACTTCGTCTCCAACCTGCAGCAGCAGAACTTTGGTCTGCTCGACGATGGCAGACCGCCGCAGCACGTGCTTCGCTTCGCGCAGCAGACGAACCTTCCTCTGCGCGTCGGCATCATGCTCGACACCAGCAGCTCGATCCGGCAGCGCTTTGAGTTCGAGCAGCAGGCTGCGACCGACTTCCTGTTGCAGGTGCTGCATCCGGCTGATCGCGCCTTCGTCGAAGGCTTCGATGTGCAGATCAACATTGCGCAGGACTTCACCAACCGCATCGACATGCTGGACACCGGCATCCGCCGGCTCCGGCCAGGCGGCGGTACGGCACTCTTCGATTCGCTCTACCGGACCTGCAAGGACCAGATGCTGACGCTGCAGCAGGACGCCGAAGTGCGCAAGGCGATCGTGCTGGTGTCGGACGGCGATGACGATTACAGCCGCGTGCTCGAGACCGAAGCAATCAAGATGTGCCAGCGTGCGGAGACGATCGTTTACACCATCAGCACCAACGTCGGCCCCAGCAGGGACAAGGGCGACGATGTGCTGCAGCAGATCTCCGACGCTACCGGCGGGCAGTCGTTCTATCCCCAGCGCATCGACGATGTAGCGATCGGCTTCCGCAATATTGAAGAAGAGCTGCGCAGCCAGTATCTGCTGGTCTATGAGCCGGCGGACTTCAAACGCGACGGTTCGTTCCGCACCATCTACCTGCATTCGCTCGACCCGCGTTACGGCGTCCGCGCGAAGAAGGGGTACTTCTCTCCGCACGAGTAG
- a CDS encoding LOG family protein — translation MTESVAKKSIAVFCAAAEGARPEYRAVAEELGRALAAHNLGLIYGGAKVGLMGAVADATLAAGGHVIGVIPHVLVDLEVAHEGISELHVVDTMHTRKALMGEKASAFLVMPGGFGTFEELFEVLAWQTLKLHEKPIVLLNVAGFYDTMLQFLDVCEREGMLRGNLKRLLVATTVDEALALTGLV, via the coding sequence ATGACGGAGTCTGTTGCGAAGAAAAGTATTGCGGTATTCTGTGCGGCGGCTGAAGGCGCGCGGCCTGAGTATCGTGCGGTTGCGGAAGAACTGGGTCGAGCACTGGCAGCGCACAACCTGGGGCTGATCTATGGCGGAGCCAAGGTCGGCCTGATGGGCGCGGTCGCCGACGCCACGCTGGCTGCGGGAGGCCACGTGATTGGCGTAATCCCGCATGTGCTGGTCGATCTCGAGGTGGCACACGAGGGCATCTCGGAGCTGCACGTCGTCGACACCATGCACACCCGCAAGGCGCTCATGGGCGAAAAGGCGAGTGCCTTCCTCGTGATGCCCGGCGGCTTCGGCACGTTTGAAGAGCTGTTCGAGGTGCTTGCCTGGCAGACGCTGAAACTGCACGAGAAGCCTATCGTCCTGCTGAACGTCGCGGGATTCTATGACACGATGCTGCAGTTTCTCGATGTGTGCGAGCGGGAAGGCATGCTGCGGGGGAATCTCAAGAGATTGCTGGTGGCGACGACAGTGGATGAGGCGCTGGCGCTGACGGGGCTTGTCTAG
- a CDS encoding ribonuclease T2 family protein: MRTCFSRFSSCVVMLFSFAALLAATSAAAQNKGEPGKFDFYLMNLSWSPEFCSIQGVSPQCAAKPGFILHGLWAQNNDGSYPVFCSEEHGPAKPSENLDLTPDPSLLDHEWAKHGTCSAVGPQRFFAMEREAYHSLKIPAEFVHVDQEISMTPDKILGLFYRANPAYPQGSILLSCGRNHLTAIEACFSKDLKPIVCQGLRTCHANSVKITPPGTAAQ; this comes from the coding sequence ATGCGTACCTGCTTCTCTCGTTTTTCGTCTTGTGTCGTGATGCTGTTCTCCTTCGCCGCTCTGCTGGCCGCAACCAGCGCCGCAGCGCAGAACAAAGGCGAGCCGGGCAAGTTCGACTTCTATCTCATGAACCTCTCGTGGTCGCCGGAGTTCTGCTCGATACAGGGCGTCTCTCCGCAGTGCGCGGCGAAGCCCGGCTTCATTCTGCACGGACTGTGGGCGCAGAACAATGACGGCAGCTATCCTGTCTTCTGCAGCGAAGAGCACGGACCCGCAAAGCCGTCAGAGAATCTCGACCTTACGCCCGACCCCTCGCTGCTCGATCATGAGTGGGCCAAGCACGGCACCTGCTCCGCCGTTGGCCCGCAGCGTTTCTTCGCGATGGAACGCGAAGCCTATCACTCGTTGAAGATTCCGGCCGAGTTTGTCCATGTCGATCAAGAGATCAGCATGACGCCCGACAAGATTCTTGGTTTGTTTTATCGCGCCAACCCCGCGTATCCGCAAGGCAGCATTCTATTAAGCTGTGGGCGTAATCATCTGACGGCTATCGAAGCCTGCTTCAGCAAAGACCTGAAGCCGATTGTGTGCCAGGGGCTTCGCACCTGCCATGCGAACTCAGTCAAGATCACGCCACCGGGAACTGCAGCGCAATAG
- a CDS encoding ATP-dependent helicase, with the protein MNPQQREGITSVDGPVLLLAGAGSGKTRVITHRIAYLIKERGAAPDSILAVTFTNKAAKEMAERVEKILGHSTLASPTLATFHSFCVRVLRRDIEALRVGNVGLTRSFAIYDENDQQAVVKQALKRLGIDDKALKPRVALGRISWAKNHMIDPQEYFLASTNPMEEKIAHIFEIYKKELAKANALDFDDLLLETVRLLKSSSEVRERYNRKYKYLLIDEYQDTNRPQYELMKLLGRHGNVCVVGDEDQSIYSWRGADIRNILEFEKDFPDVRTIRLEQNYRSTQVILEGASAVVAQNTQRKGKNLWTAREGGSMIGYYEAPDGENEALFIADRIKKYLKEAGASEEEPRCAVLYRTNSQSRLVEEALRRYQIQYHMVGGFSFYDRSEVKDILSYLKLVQNPHDSVALGRVVNSPPRGIGKTTMDTLERMALTVGMSSWDAIARASEEKLLPARALTALNSFRKLIEDARAMLGPDFAAALTADAAGSELATEDTQLEDGDTSFDPAATASADSDTNFDFGFATEEGTPSTIAANDANTSFDTSFNFDFDFGPSEEISTVAPENAADFNPFAPVPLKLSASDTIKERLRQQNAEAPQAEDAPAPFRKLGDPATLPELIKFLNERSGYIRALEDEATPESFSRIENLKELANAAQDATSRGETLAEFLDHAALVSDADQYSAEARVTLMTLHAAKGLEFPLVFLTGMEEGLFPHSRSVVDPTQMEEERRLCYVGMTRAMDTLVMTRARYRRRYGNDSPEASMPSRFLEEVPSKLVEDLSPAAYGGAYATPYPQRGKRFGAGDDDFGGEQHYSYEDEDQSGGRGGSSAKSYASERFGGAKRGTGSGPLDNTAAFFGKGGAGFKPSGLQFGLRPKPGSDAPAGRTGMGKGARVRHPKYGEGVIFAREGDGEDAKLTVQFSSHGMKKLVEKFAQLERL; encoded by the coding sequence ATGAATCCGCAACAGCGCGAAGGGATCACCTCGGTTGATGGGCCCGTACTGCTGCTCGCAGGCGCAGGTTCGGGTAAGACGAGGGTTATCACTCACCGCATTGCCTACTTAATCAAGGAGCGCGGAGCCGCGCCCGACAGCATTCTTGCCGTCACCTTCACCAACAAGGCCGCCAAAGAGATGGCCGAGCGCGTCGAGAAGATCCTCGGCCACTCCACGCTTGCCTCACCGACCCTCGCAACGTTCCACAGCTTCTGCGTGCGCGTACTGCGCCGCGATATCGAAGCACTGCGCGTGGGCAACGTTGGCCTCACACGTTCCTTCGCCATCTACGACGAGAACGATCAACAGGCCGTGGTGAAGCAGGCGCTCAAACGCCTGGGCATCGATGACAAGGCCTTGAAGCCGCGCGTGGCGCTGGGCCGCATCTCCTGGGCCAAGAACCACATGATCGACCCGCAGGAGTACTTCCTGGCCTCCACCAATCCGATGGAGGAGAAGATTGCGCATATCTTCGAGATCTACAAGAAGGAACTCGCCAAGGCCAACGCGCTCGACTTCGACGATCTGCTGCTTGAGACCGTGCGTCTGCTCAAGTCGTCTAGCGAGGTGCGCGAGCGCTACAACCGCAAGTACAAGTACCTGCTGATCGACGAATACCAGGACACCAACCGCCCACAGTATGAGTTGATGAAGCTGCTCGGCCGCCACGGCAACGTGTGCGTCGTCGGTGATGAAGACCAGTCGATCTACTCGTGGCGTGGCGCGGACATTCGCAACATCCTCGAGTTCGAAAAAGATTTTCCTGACGTCCGCACCATCCGGTTGGAGCAGAACTACCGCTCCACCCAGGTGATTCTCGAAGGTGCAAGCGCGGTCGTCGCGCAGAACACGCAGCGCAAGGGCAAGAATCTCTGGACGGCCCGCGAGGGCGGCTCGATGATCGGCTACTACGAGGCCCCGGACGGCGAGAACGAAGCGCTATTCATCGCCGACCGCATCAAGAAGTACCTCAAAGAAGCCGGCGCGAGCGAAGAGGAGCCTCGCTGTGCGGTGCTGTATCGCACCAACTCGCAGTCGCGACTGGTGGAAGAGGCGTTGCGCCGCTATCAGATTCAGTACCACATGGTCGGAGGCTTCAGCTTCTACGACCGCTCTGAAGTAAAGGACATCCTCAGCTACCTGAAGCTGGTGCAGAATCCGCATGACTCAGTAGCTCTCGGCCGCGTCGTGAACTCACCGCCGCGCGGCATCGGCAAGACCACGATGGACACGCTCGAGCGCATGGCGCTGACGGTGGGCATGAGCAGCTGGGATGCCATCGCGCGAGCCTCCGAGGAGAAGCTTTTGCCGGCACGAGCGCTGACAGCGCTCAACAGCTTTCGCAAGCTGATCGAAGACGCCAGGGCGATGCTTGGCCCGGACTTTGCTGCAGCCCTTACCGCGGATGCTGCAGGCTCAGAGCTCGCGACGGAGGACACACAACTGGAGGACGGAGACACAAGCTTCGATCCAGCCGCAACAGCCTCTGCCGACAGCGACACCAACTTCGACTTTGGCTTTGCCACCGAGGAGGGAACGCCGTCCACTATCGCAGCCAACGACGCGAACACCAGCTTCGATACAAGCTTCAACTTCGACTTCGACTTTGGTCCCAGCGAAGAGATCAGCACGGTCGCCCCGGAGAACGCTGCCGACTTCAATCCGTTTGCTCCCGTTCCGCTCAAGCTCTCTGCGAGCGACACGATCAAGGAACGCCTGCGTCAGCAGAACGCCGAAGCCCCGCAGGCGGAGGACGCACCCGCGCCCTTCCGCAAGCTTGGCGATCCGGCCACGCTGCCCGAGCTCATCAAGTTCCTCAACGAGCGCTCGGGCTACATCCGCGCCCTCGAAGACGAAGCCACGCCCGAGAGCTTCTCGCGCATCGAGAACCTGAAGGAACTCGCCAACGCCGCGCAGGATGCAACGTCGCGTGGCGAGACCCTGGCCGAGTTCCTGGACCACGCCGCGCTGGTCTCGGACGCCGACCAGTACTCCGCCGAGGCTCGCGTGACCCTGATGACGCTGCATGCGGCCAAGGGCCTGGAGTTTCCGCTGGTCTTTCTCACCGGCATGGAGGAGGGGCTCTTCCCGCACTCGCGTTCGGTCGTCGACCCGACGCAGATGGAAGAGGAGCGCCGGCTCTGCTACGTGGGCATGACCCGCGCGATGGACACGCTGGTCATGACGCGGGCACGCTATCGCCGCCGCTACGGCAACGACTCGCCGGAAGCCTCAATGCCGTCGCGCTTCCTCGAAGAAGTGCCCTCGAAGCTGGTCGAAGACCTCTCTCCGGCGGCCTACGGTGGAGCCTATGCAACGCCCTATCCTCAACGCGGCAAACGCTTTGGGGCAGGGGACGACGATTTTGGCGGCGAGCAGCACTATAGCTACGAGGATGAAGACCAATCAGGCGGCCGCGGTGGTTCGTCTGCGAAGTCCTATGCCTCCGAACGCTTTGGCGGCGCAAAACGAGGCACCGGCAGCGGCCCGCTGGACAACACCGCAGCCTTCTTCGGCAAGGGTGGAGCGGGCTTTAAACCGAGCGGATTGCAGTTCGGATTACGGCCCAAACCCGGGTCCGATGCCCCCGCTGGACGCACCGGAATGGGCAAAGGAGCCCGTGTGCGCCACCCCAAGTATGGGGAGGGTGTCATCTTTGCCCGCGAAGGCGATGGGGAAGATGCCAAGCTTACAGTACAATTTAGTAGCCACGGTATGAAAAAGCTGGTCGAGAAGTTCGCCCAGCTCGAGCGATTGTAA
- a CDS encoding amino acid permease has product MRNEHLARQIFATKSIDKLIRESELPGSALKKTLGPISLTALGVGAVIGSGIFTVIGTAIGGNPAALANWKESPVIDLLLHHGHIAGRPGAGPALALSLVLVAIVCCFTGLCYAELASMIPIAGSAYTYTYATLGELIAWIIGWDLILEYAFSNMSVSVGFAAHFVDLLDWLGFRLSPKWLSPAYLPLGLQDLAGKDIYAPGWHFGFNIPAFLIVILLTMILVRGIRESARTNNIMVLVKMVAILVFIFVGLHFIHPANYVPFSPNGWSGVLAGGSIIFFTYIGFDSVSTASEECCNPQRDVPIGIIATLIVCTILYIGVALVLTGIVPWQTVIGDAAPVVNALKRLTLQTGSPLLHWTRLIVLLGAIIGMVSSILVFQLGQARVWFAMSRDRLLPDIFSRLHPKFRTPAFATWFAGILVAIPAGLFDVGTLAELSNIGTLFAFVLVSIGVLVLRHKQPERRRGFRVPGGPVFPVLSVIFCVLLMAGLPVRTWERFFIWLVIGLVVYFFYSRKRSEFYKG; this is encoded by the coding sequence ATGAGGAACGAGCACCTGGCCCGCCAAATCTTCGCCACGAAGTCCATCGACAAGCTGATTCGCGAGTCGGAGCTCCCTGGGAGCGCGCTCAAGAAGACGCTTGGCCCCATCTCGCTTACGGCGCTGGGGGTCGGCGCGGTCATCGGCTCAGGCATCTTCACGGTCATCGGCACGGCCATCGGCGGCAATCCCGCCGCGCTGGCCAACTGGAAAGAATCTCCGGTCATCGATCTGCTTCTGCACCACGGGCACATCGCCGGACGCCCCGGCGCAGGCCCGGCGCTAGCGCTTTCGCTGGTCCTGGTGGCGATCGTCTGTTGCTTCACCGGCCTCTGCTATGCCGAACTGGCGAGCATGATCCCCATCGCCGGTTCGGCCTACACCTATACCTACGCGACGCTCGGCGAGCTGATCGCCTGGATCATCGGCTGGGACCTGATCCTCGAATACGCCTTCTCGAACATGAGCGTATCGGTGGGCTTTGCCGCGCACTTTGTCGACCTGCTCGACTGGCTGGGCTTTCGACTGAGCCCCAAATGGCTCTCGCCTGCGTATCTTCCGCTGGGCTTGCAGGACCTCGCGGGCAAGGACATCTACGCGCCCGGCTGGCACTTCGGCTTCAACATTCCGGCGTTCCTCATCGTCATCCTGCTGACGATGATCCTGGTGCGCGGCATCCGCGAATCGGCCCGCACCAACAACATCATGGTGCTGGTGAAGATGGTCGCGATCCTCGTGTTCATCTTCGTGGGACTGCACTTCATCCATCCTGCAAACTACGTCCCCTTCTCGCCGAACGGCTGGAGTGGCGTGCTCGCGGGCGGAAGCATCATCTTCTTCACGTACATCGGCTTTGACTCCGTCTCGACAGCCAGCGAAGAGTGCTGCAATCCGCAGCGCGATGTGCCGATCGGTATCATCGCGACGCTGATCGTCTGCACGATCCTCTACATTGGCGTGGCTCTGGTGTTGACGGGCATTGTGCCGTGGCAGACTGTCATCGGCGATGCCGCGCCGGTGGTTAACGCGCTCAAGCGGCTGACGCTCCAGACCGGCAGCCCCCTGCTGCACTGGACACGCCTCATTGTCTTGCTGGGCGCGATCATCGGCATGGTCAGCTCGATCCTGGTCTTCCAGCTTGGCCAGGCGCGCGTGTGGTTTGCGATGTCGCGTGACAGGCTGCTGCCGGACATCTTCTCAAGACTGCATCCCAAGTTTCGTACTCCGGCCTTTGCGACGTGGTTCGCGGGCATCCTCGTCGCGATCCCTGCAGGGTTGTTCGATGTGGGCACGCTGGCCGAGCTCTCGAACATCGGCACACTGTTCGCGTTTGTGCTCGTATCGATTGGAGTGCTGGTGCTGCGCCACAAACAGCCTGAACGCCGTCGCGGCTTCCGCGTCCCCGGCGGCCCGGTATTTCCTGTGCTGAGCGTGATCTTCTGCGTGCTGCTGATGGCGGGACTGCCTGTTCGGACCTGGGAACGCTTCTTTATCTGGCTTGTGATTGGGCTGGTGGTTTACTTCTTCTACAGCCGCAAGCGCAGTGAGTTCTACAAGGGCTAA
- a CDS encoding Rossmann-fold NAD(P)-binding domain-containing protein: MPREWREVHLPGSVEQWNALTDMTDARLLAEHLEWAATTPAARNEAFNVVNGDVFRWRWLWPQLAAYFGIEAGGPPEGGAPLEGKMSGAAETWKAIAAKYGLVESNVNRLASWWHTDGDLGRKIECVNDMSKSRKLGFLAHQDTPKSFFDLFERLKAEQLIPA, from the coding sequence GTGCCGCGAGAGTGGCGAGAAGTTCATCTTCCCGGCTCGGTAGAGCAGTGGAACGCGCTGACCGATATGACCGATGCGCGCCTGCTGGCAGAGCACCTGGAGTGGGCGGCAACGACTCCGGCGGCGCGGAATGAAGCGTTCAATGTCGTCAACGGCGATGTGTTCCGCTGGCGCTGGCTGTGGCCGCAGTTGGCCGCTTACTTTGGAATCGAGGCTGGTGGACCACCCGAAGGCGGCGCTCCGCTCGAAGGAAAGATGTCCGGCGCGGCCGAGACGTGGAAGGCCATTGCCGCGAAGTATGGGCTGGTGGAGAGCAATGTCAACCGGCTGGCCTCATGGTGGCACACGGATGGCGACCTGGGACGGAAGATCGAGTGCGTCAACGATATGAGCAAGAGCCGGAAGCTCGGGTTCCTGGCGCACCAGGACACGCCGAAGTCGTTCTTCGATCTGTTTGAGCGGTTGAAGGCCGAGCAGTTGATTCCGGCGTGA